In a single window of the Elaeis guineensis isolate ETL-2024a chromosome 6, EG11, whole genome shotgun sequence genome:
- the LOC105034981 gene encoding protein VAPYRIN: protein MDRLLSLEPSNQVAIRIEPGQKCYGDLTLRNVMYTMPVAFRLQSVNRTRYIVRPQSGIIAPLATLTVEITYLLPPTSPVPDSVPHSDDSFLLHSVVVPGAAIKDPSSTFDSVPSDWFTTKKKQVFIDSGIRIFFVGSAVLTRLVAAGSMDSVRDVLERSEPEWRAVDSVDSAGQSLLHLAIARGRPDLVQLLLEFDPNVEARSRAGSTPLEAAAATGEALIVELLLARRASTESSPASALGPLHLAAAAGHTEVLRLLLRKGAAVDAPAADGRTALHLAVEESRRDCARMLLAAGARAEACGGADRDTPLHVAAAGGDEQMVKLLLERGGAGLREVRNAVGRTAYDAAAEGGHSRLFDVLRLGEGLAAAARKGEARGVQRMIERGAAVNGRDQHGWTALMRAALKGKVEVMKALMDKGAEVNARDEEGYAALHCAAEAGQAEAVEALVKRGADLEARTVKGATAMHIAGSLGYAGIARILAQGGAVAMTAVVTGGGGLRAAAEKLGMRKVGNGGGGMKEPETEKKASRMSGGRLSRRGLQRAAALPVA from the coding sequence ATGGATAGGCTCCTAAGCTTAGAGCCATCGAATCAGGTTGCGATCCGCATCGAACCGGGTCAGAAGTGCTACGGCGACCTCACCCTGCGGAACGTGATGTACACCATGCCGGTCGCCTTTCGGCTCCAGTCCGTGAACCGGACTCGTTACATCGTCCGACCGCAGTCCGGCATAATCGCCCCGCTCGCTACCCTTACCGTGGAGATCACCTACCTCCTGCCCCCCACCTCGCCCGTCCCCGACTCGGTGCCCCATTCGGACGATTCGTTCCTTCTCCACAGCGTGGTCGTTCCCGGGGCCGCCATCAAGGACCCCTCCTCCACCTTCGACTCGGTCCCCAGCGACTGGTTCACCACCAAGAAGAAGCAGGTGTTCATCGACAGCGGGATCCGGATCTTCTTCGTGGGATCGGCCGTGCTGACTCGGCTGGTGGCCGCTGGGTCCATGGACTCGGTCCGAGATGTGCTGGAGAGGAGCGAGCCGGAGTGGAGGGCGGTCGACTCGGTGGACTCGGCCGGCCAGAGCCTCCTGCACCTGGCCATCGCCCGGGGCCGGCCCGACTTGGTACAGCTTTTGCTCGAGTTCGACCCCAACGTGGAAGCCCGGAGCCGGGCCGGCAGCACGCCGTTGGAGGCCGCGGCGGCCACCGGTGAGGCGCTGATAGTGGAGCTCCTTCTGGCGCGGCGGGCATCGACGGAGAGTTCGCCGGCGTCGGCCCTGGGCCCGCTGCACCTAGCCGCGGCCGCCGGGCACACGGAggtgctgcggctgctgctgcggAAGGGGGCTGCAGTCGACGCGCCGGCAGCGGACGGGCGGACGGCGCTGCACCTGGCGGTGGAGGAGAGCCGGCGGGACTGTGCGCGGATGCTGCTGGCGGCGGGGGCGCGGGCGGAGGCGTGCGGAGGGGCCGACAGGGACACGCCGCTGCACGTTGCGGCGGCCGGCGGGGACGAGCAGATGGTGAAGCTACTGCTGGAACGGGGAGGGGCGGGGCTGCGGGAGGTGCGGAACGCGGTGGGCCGGACGGCGTACGACGCGGCGGCGGAGGGGGGCCATTCTCGTCTCTTCGACGTCCTGAGGCTGGGGGAGGGGCTGGCGGCGGCGGCGAGGAAGGGGGAGGCAAGAGGGGTGCAGCGGATGATCGAGCGAGGAGCGGCGGTGAATGGGAGGGACCAGCACGGGTGGACAGCGCTGATGAGGGCGGCGCTCAAGGGCAAGGTGGAGGTGATGAAGGCGCTCATGGACAAGGGGGCAGAGGTGAACGCCAGGGACGAGGAGGGGTATGCGGCACTGCACTGCGCCGCCGAGGCCGGTCAAGCGGAGGCTGTGGAGGCGCTCGTAAAGCGTGGGGCCGACCTCGAGGCCAGGACGGTCAAAGGGGCCACGGCCATGCACATAGCCGGCTCTCTGGGCTACGCTGGGATCGCCAGGATCCTTGCGCAGGGGGGGGCCGTCGCCATGACAGCGGTGGTTACCGGCGGCGGCGGGTTGAGGGCCGCGGCCGAGAAGCTGGGGATGAGGAAGGTCGGGAACGGCGGCGGAGGGATGAAGGAGCCGGAGACAGAGAAGAAGGCGAGCAGGATGAGCGGTGGTCGGCTGTCGAGGCGGGGGCTCCAAAGGGCTGCGGCGCTGCCGGTTGCCTGA